A single window of Rubripirellula lacrimiformis DNA harbors:
- a CDS encoding bile acid:sodium symporter family protein, with the protein MRKIAKNHWFLLSIAACYTAGYLGADVLKPVTDLSWLRDSIVFIVMWAMGVTLRAETVRASISKPAPGLLAIMINLLLIPLLTLPTMWFLPEHLFGGLFVGALVPCTLASASVWTRRAGGDDSIAMLTTVATNLSCVAVVPVGVMLVLSRQADVSAVDQIAKLSLLVVAPLIVGQAMRWYGWGGWADRRKPRLSLVGQFGILAMVVFGAVASRQSLGDGSTTGWPAMMILLVAASAIHSAALAIGVASSRWLGMQPETQIAVGISGSQKTLMVGLQIAIDCGVSVIPMLVYHLSQLVIDTVIADRWKASHSPSPPSDSSTAARS; encoded by the coding sequence ATGCGGAAGATTGCCAAAAATCACTGGTTCTTGCTCTCCATCGCTGCCTGCTACACCGCTGGCTACCTAGGGGCCGACGTGCTGAAGCCGGTGACCGATTTGTCGTGGCTTCGCGATAGCATCGTTTTTATCGTGATGTGGGCGATGGGAGTCACCCTAAGAGCCGAAACCGTGCGTGCTAGCATTTCGAAACCGGCTCCTGGTTTGCTAGCAATCATGATCAATTTGTTGCTGATTCCATTGTTGACCCTGCCGACGATGTGGTTTTTACCCGAGCATCTTTTTGGCGGATTGTTCGTTGGGGCGCTGGTGCCATGCACCTTGGCGTCGGCATCGGTTTGGACGCGGCGGGCCGGTGGCGATGATTCGATCGCGATGCTGACCACGGTGGCAACCAATCTGTCCTGTGTGGCGGTGGTTCCGGTGGGGGTGATGTTGGTGTTGAGCCGCCAGGCGGACGTTTCGGCGGTCGACCAGATCGCCAAGTTGTCGTTGTTGGTGGTCGCACCGTTGATCGTCGGCCAGGCCATGCGGTGGTATGGGTGGGGCGGATGGGCCGACCGCCGCAAACCAAGACTGTCGCTGGTGGGGCAGTTCGGGATCTTGGCGATGGTGGTCTTCGGTGCGGTCGCCAGCCGCCAAAGTCTGGGGGATGGCAGTACGACCGGGTGGCCAGCGATGATGATTCTATTGGTCGCGGCATCCGCGATACACTCGGCGGCCCTGGCCATCGGCGTCGCCTCGTCGCGGTGGCTGGGCATGCAACCGGAAACGCAGATTGCCGTCGGGATCAGCGGCAGTCAAAAGACGTTGATGGTCGGTTTGCAGATTGCGATCGACTGTGGCGTCAGCGTGATCCCGATGTTGGTCTATCATTTGAGTCAGTTGGTGATCGATACCGTGATCGCCGACCGCTGGAAAGCGTCCCATTCCCCGTCGCCACCAAGCGATTCTTCCACTGCAGCCCGTTCATGA
- a CDS encoding class I SAM-dependent methyltransferase codes for MNDAIVRQTTDFAARLTKRARHFRKWPTKRGITCFRLYERDIPEIPLVVDRYEDCLHITEYERPHDRSDEDHESWLDLMATTAGATLDVPPEKVFFKRRSRQRGKTQHEKVDQSEHRMEVNEGGLKFLVNLRDYVDTGLFLDHRETRAMVREQAKGKVFLNLFCYTGAFTVYAAAGGATRTVSVDLSKTYLEWSRQNLNRNGLSGDQHEFVAADCRQFVKDHWPGATYDLIVCDPPTFSNSKRTDQDWNVQDDSVQLITELMRLMRSGGVLFFSNNFRQFKFDGAAIEKANPGVQIHEISNQTIPEDFRNRRIHRCWRIAKPK; via the coding sequence ATGAATGACGCCATCGTTCGACAAACGACCGACTTCGCCGCACGTCTTACCAAGCGAGCGCGTCACTTTCGCAAGTGGCCGACCAAGCGTGGCATCACGTGTTTTCGGTTGTACGAGCGCGACATCCCCGAAATCCCATTGGTGGTGGATCGGTACGAGGATTGTTTGCACATCACCGAGTACGAGCGGCCGCACGACCGCAGCGACGAAGACCACGAGTCATGGTTGGACCTGATGGCCACCACGGCGGGGGCGACGTTGGACGTGCCACCGGAAAAGGTGTTCTTCAAGCGACGAAGCCGCCAGCGGGGGAAGACCCAGCACGAAAAGGTGGACCAATCCGAACATCGGATGGAGGTCAACGAGGGCGGGCTGAAGTTCCTGGTCAATCTGCGCGACTACGTCGACACTGGGCTGTTTCTGGATCACCGGGAAACGCGAGCGATGGTGCGTGAACAGGCGAAAGGGAAGGTCTTCCTGAACCTGTTCTGTTACACCGGCGCGTTCACCGTCTATGCGGCGGCCGGCGGTGCCACCCGAACCGTTTCGGTGGATCTGTCCAAGACCTATCTGGAATGGTCACGCCAAAATCTGAATCGCAACGGTCTGTCCGGCGACCAGCATGAATTTGTCGCGGCGGATTGTCGCCAATTCGTCAAAGATCATTGGCCAGGAGCCACCTATGATTTGATCGTTTGCGATCCACCGACGTTCAGCAACAGCAAGCGGACCGATCAGGACTGGAATGTGCAGGACGATTCGGTGCAGTTGATCACTGAATTGATGCGTCTGATGCGGTCAGGTGGAGTGTTGTTTTTCAGCAACAACTTTCGCCAATTCAAATTTGACGGCGCGGCGATTGAAAAAGCCAATCCCGGGGTCCAGATCCACGAAATCAGCAACCAGACGATTCCCGAAGACTTCCGCAACCGCCGCATCCACCGATGTTGGCGAATCGCCAAGCCAAAGTGA
- the rpmE gene encoding 50S ribosomal protein L31 — protein sequence MKDGIHPNYQDTSVTCGCGNSFTTRSVRPELKIDICSECHPFYTGKLKFVDTAGRIDKFQKKFAAGTYGSLAPKKKGKKK from the coding sequence ATGAAAGACGGCATTCACCCGAATTATCAAGACACATCCGTTACTTGCGGTTGTGGCAATTCGTTCACCACTCGCAGTGTCCGCCCGGAACTGAAGATCGACATTTGCAGCGAATGTCATCCCTTCTACACCGGGAAACTGAAGTTCGTTGACACCGCGGGTCGGATCGACAAGTTCCAGAAGAAATTTGCTGCAGGCACCTATGGCAGCCTAGCACCGAAGAAAAAGGGAAAGAAGAAGTAG
- the prfA gene encoding peptide chain release factor 1, whose protein sequence is MSGTIRDTLEEKLARFLQLEQDMAKPEVQADGNRMSAVAREHGGLAKVANKYREFKRLTDEIRQCKELVSMAEDVDEREMAETEMEDLRAQREELWEELLSLTVGGEDSHRTRCVMEIRAGTGGDEAALFARDLYEMYRRYAEARGWKTEIMDMSATEMGGFKELLMTVEGESVYRDLQYESGGHRVQRVPETETQGRVHTSAATVAVMPEPEDVEVKLSGEDYRIDKFCASGPGGQHVNKTESAIRLTHHETGIVVQCQDEKSQHKNLAKALRVLKARIYEKKREEEEAKLSETRKGLIGSGDRSQRIRTYNFPQNRLTDHRINLTLYKLDQIIAGDVGPVTDALIEYDRDQIRGDMID, encoded by the coding sequence ATGAGCGGCACGATACGCGACACGCTCGAAGAAAAACTGGCCCGGTTTCTGCAATTGGAGCAGGATATGGCCAAACCAGAGGTTCAGGCCGATGGGAACCGCATGAGTGCGGTTGCGCGAGAGCACGGCGGGTTGGCCAAGGTCGCCAACAAGTACCGTGAATTCAAGCGGTTGACGGACGAGATTCGTCAATGCAAAGAATTGGTGAGCATGGCCGAGGATGTCGACGAACGTGAGATGGCCGAAACCGAAATGGAAGATCTTCGTGCACAGCGCGAAGAATTGTGGGAAGAACTGCTGTCGTTGACCGTCGGCGGTGAAGACAGCCACCGGACGCGATGCGTGATGGAAATCCGAGCCGGTACGGGGGGCGACGAAGCCGCTTTGTTCGCTCGCGACCTGTACGAAATGTACCGCCGCTACGCCGAGGCTCGCGGATGGAAGACAGAGATCATGGACATGAGCGCGACCGAGATGGGCGGTTTCAAGGAACTGCTGATGACGGTCGAAGGCGAAAGTGTGTATCGAGATCTGCAGTACGAATCCGGTGGTCACCGAGTCCAGCGAGTTCCGGAAACGGAAACCCAGGGACGCGTTCACACCTCGGCCGCCACCGTCGCGGTGATGCCCGAACCCGAGGATGTCGAAGTCAAACTGTCCGGCGAAGACTATCGGATCGATAAATTTTGTGCGTCGGGGCCTGGAGGCCAGCACGTCAACAAAACCGAAAGTGCGATCCGCCTGACCCACCACGAGACCGGGATCGTGGTCCAGTGCCAGGACGAAAAGAGCCAGCACAAGAACTTGGCCAAGGCACTGCGTGTGTTGAAGGCTCGGATCTATGAAAAGAAGCGAGAGGAAGAAGAGGCGAAGTTGTCCGAGACCCGCAAGGGACTGATCGGATCGGGCGACCGCAGTCAGCGAATCCGGACCTACAATTTTCCGCAAAACCGTTTGACTGACCACCGCATCAACCTGACGCTCTACAAGTTGGACCAGATCATCGCCGGCGACGTCGGTCCGGTAACCGATGCGTTGATCGAATACGATCGTGACCAGATTCGCGGCGACATGATCGATTGA
- the prmC gene encoding peptide chain release factor N(5)-glutamine methyltransferase, whose amino-acid sequence MSASQQEPWTVLRLLEWTTDFFKKKGSDSPRLDAEVLLAHARNCTRIELYTAFGEEPGEEQRIAFREMVRRRGEGTPVAQLVGYREFYSLRFRVDDSVLIPRPETEHLVIEALDFAKASGVTDRPLQIADIGTGSGAIAVAVAKNFANCEVTAVDRSASALKIATWNAEQHGVSDRVTFLESDLLAAVDAPAQFDIICTNPPYVSDSEYDELSPTVRDHEPKTALVSGPLGTEIIQRIIQEVPPRMHSGGWLIIELSPMIAEACGQIAKDSEHFADQHFIKDLEGHKRILSVQRC is encoded by the coding sequence ATGTCCGCCAGCCAGCAAGAACCGTGGACCGTGCTGCGGTTGTTGGAATGGACAACCGACTTCTTCAAGAAGAAGGGCAGTGATTCGCCACGATTGGACGCCGAGGTCCTGTTGGCTCACGCTCGTAACTGCACCCGGATCGAACTGTACACCGCGTTCGGCGAAGAACCTGGCGAGGAGCAGCGGATTGCGTTTCGCGAGATGGTGCGGCGACGTGGGGAGGGGACTCCGGTGGCACAGTTGGTCGGCTATCGCGAATTTTACTCGCTGCGTTTTCGAGTCGACGACAGCGTGTTGATTCCGCGACCAGAGACCGAGCACCTGGTGATCGAAGCGTTGGACTTTGCCAAGGCTAGCGGCGTGACCGATCGGCCGCTTCAGATCGCTGACATCGGCACAGGCAGCGGGGCGATCGCGGTTGCCGTCGCCAAGAACTTTGCCAATTGCGAAGTGACGGCGGTCGATCGCAGTGCATCGGCGCTGAAGATTGCGACCTGGAATGCCGAGCAGCACGGTGTTAGCGATCGCGTGACGTTCCTAGAAAGTGATCTGTTGGCGGCTGTTGATGCCCCCGCGCAGTTCGACATCATCTGTACCAATCCGCCGTACGTCAGCGATTCCGAGTACGACGAATTATCGCCAACGGTGCGTGACCACGAACCGAAGACGGCGCTGGTATCGGGGCCGCTGGGGACCGAAATCATCCAGCGGATCATTCAAGAAGTGCCGCCGCGGATGCACAGTGGCGGTTGGCTGATCATCGAACTAAGTCCGATGATTGCCGAGGCGTGTGGTCAGATTGCCAAAGACAGCGAACACTTCGCCGATCAGCATTTCATCAAGGATCTGGAAGGGCACAAGCGGATCCTGTCGGTGCAGCGCTGCTAG
- the purD gene encoding phosphoribosylamine--glycine ligase has protein sequence MKVLVVGGGGREHALAWKISQSPRVEQVFVAPGNAGTARDATNVPIAATDKPALIAFAQKESIDLVIVGPEAPLVDGMVDEMEEAGLRVFGPSKAAAELEGSKVFCKNLLYTANIPTASYRTFRSGEEASRYIWDRYGDPSEPVPVVVKADGLAAGKGVIVCSTRQEALDAIDRIASQREFGDAGKELIIEERLIGQEASVLAITDGETIVTLPAAQDHKPAYDGDTGPNTGGMGAYCPTPIIDEELMSKVESDVLVPIVHAMKRARRPFKGVLYAGLMLTAAGPKVLEFNVRFGDPECQPLLMRLKTDLVDVIEAAVDGRLGELAPLEWDDRPSICVVMASEGYPGDYEKGRPIKGLDAADAIEDVKVFHAGTKLVDGEVTNDGGRVLGVTAMGDTIAKAKLQAYRGVKEIRWQGAWCRKDISDKARLQ, from the coding sequence ATGAAGGTTTTGGTGGTCGGTGGTGGTGGTCGCGAACACGCGTTGGCGTGGAAAATTTCGCAATCCCCCCGCGTCGAGCAGGTATTTGTGGCCCCCGGCAACGCCGGCACCGCTCGCGATGCGACCAACGTCCCGATCGCTGCCACCGACAAACCGGCGCTGATCGCGTTCGCCCAGAAAGAATCGATCGACTTGGTAATCGTCGGCCCGGAAGCCCCGCTGGTTGACGGAATGGTCGACGAGATGGAAGAAGCCGGGCTGCGCGTCTTCGGCCCGTCAAAGGCTGCCGCCGAATTGGAAGGCAGCAAAGTGTTCTGCAAGAACCTGCTGTACACCGCCAACATCCCCACCGCGTCCTATCGCACCTTCCGCAGCGGCGAAGAGGCATCTCGTTATATCTGGGACCGCTACGGCGACCCCAGCGAACCAGTGCCCGTGGTCGTCAAAGCGGACGGACTGGCAGCCGGCAAAGGCGTCATCGTCTGCAGCACTCGGCAAGAAGCCCTGGACGCGATCGACCGAATTGCGTCCCAACGTGAATTCGGCGACGCCGGCAAAGAACTGATCATCGAAGAACGGTTGATCGGACAAGAGGCCAGCGTGCTTGCGATCACCGACGGCGAGACCATCGTCACCCTGCCGGCGGCCCAGGATCACAAACCGGCCTACGACGGCGACACCGGCCCGAACACCGGCGGCATGGGCGCGTATTGCCCAACGCCCATCATCGACGAAGAATTGATGAGCAAGGTGGAATCCGACGTGCTGGTTCCGATCGTCCACGCAATGAAACGCGCCCGACGCCCCTTCAAAGGCGTTCTGTACGCGGGCCTGATGCTGACCGCCGCTGGACCGAAAGTCCTGGAATTCAACGTTCGCTTCGGTGACCCGGAATGCCAACCGCTGCTGATGCGACTGAAAACCGACTTGGTCGATGTGATCGAAGCCGCAGTCGACGGACGATTGGGCGAACTGGCACCGTTGGAATGGGACGACCGACCTAGCATCTGTGTCGTGATGGCCAGCGAAGGTTACCCGGGCGATTACGAAAAGGGCCGGCCGATCAAAGGCCTGGACGCAGCCGACGCGATCGAAGACGTCAAAGTCTTTCACGCTGGTACCAAGCTGGTCGATGGCGAAGTGACCAACGACGGCGGGCGTGTCCTGGGTGTCACCGCGATGGGCGACACGATCGCGAAAGCCAAACTGCAGGCTTATCGCGGCGTCAAAGAAATCCGCTGGCAAGGCGCCTGGTGCCGCAAGGACATCAGCGACAAGGCTCGCCTGCAATAA
- a CDS encoding methylamine utilization protein, producing the protein MKTSIVSRIALLAALAAVPFAGQQANAAETGDLKIRFEYGGDAPEAPPVKVTQDAQFCGKTALVDERLLVNPDNKGVKNVVVYVYTGRGGSKLDKFDPVNNKHVLANKNCRFEPHIVIAQTGDTLEVTNPDEVGHNANLNFFSNAPQNFTIPSGQSKSVDLEKDEPAPIPVDCNIHPWMKSYLVVLDHPFAAVSDADGELVIRGLPAGEELVFRVYHEAGAVNEVTVDGKKENWKRSRFEVDVKPGMNDLGTVVIPADALEAK; encoded by the coding sequence TTGAAGACATCGATCGTATCCCGCATTGCTTTGTTGGCTGCCTTGGCTGCCGTTCCTTTTGCTGGCCAACAAGCCAACGCTGCCGAAACCGGTGACCTAAAGATCCGCTTCGAGTACGGCGGTGATGCGCCGGAAGCCCCGCCAGTCAAAGTCACGCAAGATGCCCAGTTCTGTGGCAAGACGGCTTTGGTCGACGAGCGTTTGTTGGTCAACCCGGACAACAAAGGCGTCAAGAACGTTGTCGTTTACGTTTACACCGGCCGCGGTGGATCGAAATTGGACAAGTTTGATCCGGTGAACAACAAGCACGTTTTGGCCAACAAGAATTGCCGCTTCGAGCCGCACATCGTGATCGCCCAGACCGGCGACACCTTGGAAGTGACCAACCCGGACGAAGTCGGTCACAACGCCAACCTGAACTTTTTCAGCAACGCACCGCAGAACTTCACGATCCCATCCGGGCAAAGCAAGTCGGTCGATTTGGAAAAAGACGAACCAGCTCCCATTCCCGTTGACTGCAACATTCACCCTTGGATGAAGTCGTACTTGGTTGTTCTGGATCACCCATTCGCAGCCGTCAGCGATGCGGATGGCGAACTCGTGATCCGCGGCCTGCCAGCCGGCGAAGAACTTGTGTTCCGTGTTTACCACGAAGCCGGCGCCGTCAACGAAGTGACGGTCGATGGCAAGAAGGAAAATTGGAAGCGCAGCCGATTCGAAGTTGACGTCAAGCCTGGCATGAACGATCTGGGAACCGTCGTGATCCCCGCCGATGCCCTGGAAGCGAAGTAG
- a CDS encoding J domain-containing protein, whose amino-acid sequence MPSKDYVDHYEILEVSPNASMATVERVFRYLAKKHHPDVSDSNDVVYFTQLVEAFDTLRDPQRRAAFDAAYEQRKCDNGELVQTANASSSDHMQRYELLSLLYAQRKRDFKKPGIGLGTIETLVSFPPDAVNFHLWYFREKGWVKREESGQISISAMGVDEVDSMNMESASQTPRLGHRPVRLPSVDMASPTSAANATA is encoded by the coding sequence ATGCCGTCTAAAGATTATGTCGATCACTACGAAATCCTCGAAGTGAGCCCGAACGCCAGCATGGCGACGGTCGAGCGTGTCTTTCGCTATCTGGCCAAAAAGCACCATCCGGACGTGTCGGACAGCAACGATGTCGTCTATTTCACTCAACTCGTCGAAGCCTTTGACACGCTTCGCGACCCGCAACGACGGGCCGCTTTCGACGCCGCTTACGAGCAGCGAAAGTGCGACAACGGCGAACTGGTTCAAACGGCCAACGCCAGCTCGAGCGACCACATGCAGCGATACGAACTGCTATCGCTGCTGTACGCCCAACGCAAACGCGACTTCAAAAAACCTGGGATTGGCTTGGGAACGATCGAGACATTGGTCAGTTTCCCACCGGATGCCGTCAATTTCCACCTTTGGTACTTCCGCGAAAAGGGATGGGTCAAACGCGAAGAGAGCGGCCAGATTTCGATCAGCGCCATGGGCGTGGACGAGGTCGATTCGATGAACATGGAATCCGCTTCGCAAACTCCGCGACTGGGGCACCGCCCCGTCCGTCTTCCCAGTGTCGACATGGCATCGCCCACGTCAGCCGCGAACGCCACCGCGTAA
- a CDS encoding cytochrome c has translation MWRAVFLVVLTAAVLGCDAPVGPFPPNDVYSLTLAQSRAVSSEGAKSDAAAVTEDWFGTPDHPKLPDSAAQILDLDRLVRAAGPVSSEKDGSHLGLYREHCVTCHSVDGGGAGPASLYQDPHPRNFRHGVFKWKSTLRAAKPTRADLRLVLRHGLVGSAMPSFAAIDPEDDAEDDADASAGASDLDALVDYVMYLSIRGEVERRLMAAAIDELDYDDDSEAVDESLRLAANGDSEGAQVAAEVLDRVVSQWRAAPDQVVSVPPMPVIDGSQLAESIQRGDQIFHGKIANCVGCHGPGGNGQSVLLDFDDWGKEYSTRLGLTPSDRDDMRPFRKAGALPPRPAKPRELTLGVFRGGGDGATLYRRIAEGIAGTPMPGVEVVDEPSGLGLTEEQVWDLVRYLQSMGSDRTGSGAASPVDPPVDSQAESGGAGQGGSGRSGGPA, from the coding sequence ATGTGGCGTGCTGTTTTTCTTGTTGTTTTGACGGCTGCGGTCCTGGGCTGCGATGCTCCCGTAGGCCCGTTTCCGCCCAACGACGTGTATTCGTTGACCCTGGCGCAATCGCGTGCGGTGTCGTCCGAAGGCGCCAAATCGGACGCCGCGGCGGTGACCGAAGATTGGTTCGGCACGCCGGATCACCCCAAGCTTCCCGATTCGGCAGCCCAAATATTGGATCTGGATCGTCTGGTGCGGGCCGCCGGTCCGGTGTCCAGCGAGAAGGATGGATCGCATTTGGGGCTGTATCGCGAACACTGTGTGACGTGTCACAGTGTCGATGGTGGCGGGGCAGGGCCGGCCAGCCTGTATCAAGATCCGCATCCGCGAAATTTTCGCCACGGTGTTTTCAAATGGAAGTCGACCCTGCGGGCGGCCAAGCCCACACGGGCTGATCTGCGGTTGGTTTTGCGGCATGGGTTGGTGGGTTCGGCGATGCCGTCCTTCGCAGCGATCGATCCCGAAGACGATGCCGAAGACGATGCCGACGCCTCGGCCGGTGCATCGGATTTGGACGCGTTGGTCGACTACGTCATGTACTTGTCGATTCGCGGTGAAGTGGAGCGCAGGTTGATGGCGGCGGCGATCGACGAACTGGATTACGACGACGATTCCGAAGCGGTCGACGAATCATTGCGATTGGCGGCCAACGGAGATTCCGAGGGGGCTCAGGTGGCTGCCGAGGTGCTCGACCGCGTGGTCAGTCAGTGGCGGGCGGCGCCCGACCAGGTCGTCTCGGTTCCGCCGATGCCGGTAATCGATGGTTCGCAGTTGGCCGAATCGATCCAGCGTGGCGACCAAATCTTTCACGGCAAAATTGCAAACTGCGTCGGCTGTCACGGGCCAGGCGGCAATGGCCAGTCGGTGCTATTGGACTTTGACGATTGGGGGAAAGAGTACTCAACGCGACTGGGGCTGACCCCCAGCGACCGCGACGACATGCGGCCGTTTCGCAAGGCGGGCGCCCTGCCACCGCGGCCAGCCAAGCCGCGAGAATTGACGCTGGGTGTCTTTCGCGGCGGTGGCGACGGGGCGACGCTGTATCGTCGCATTGCCGAAGGAATCGCGGGCACTCCGATGCCGGGCGTCGAGGTGGTCGATGAACCCAGCGGTCTGGGGCTGACCGAAGAACAGGTTTGGGATCTGGTTCGTTATCTGCAATCGATGGGGTCGGATCGAACGGGATCCGGGGCCGCGTCCCCGGTGGACCCGCCAGTCGATTCGCAGGCGGAATCCGGCGGGGCAGGGCAGGGCGGTTCAGGCCGCTCAGGGGGCCCCGCGTGA
- a CDS encoding COX15/CtaA family protein codes for MIPPARWLHRLCVLAVCLVWPLIWVGGLVTTYDAGMAVPDWPATYGYNLFLYPYKTWLLGPFDLFIEHGHRLLGAVVGFVTIGIVMAAFVGEPRRWVRWLCVGLLVMVIAQGGLGGMRVVLGDRTLAMVHGCFGPAFFAVCVIAAVVTSRFWWWPPGGTRTAAGKAGARSGGLDNDGSSNAESSQTAPSQNDPSPNDPSPTDPSPTDPSSADPSLCAAGNSIADWPKIGSGIVGIGFALILISYLQLVLGAQLRHVQPTTRPGIFAMIIMMHVMTAFILWGMTALSWWVLRRRGQGNRCGDLTLSRPAASLVGLVALQIGLGIGTWVVNYGWPSILQWVPGSAEFLLRAKGFADSIIVTAHVATGSLILAVAAMLAIRLCRVRSWQGQTGASLSPAVAAATESEIAPVSAPATASS; via the coding sequence ATGATTCCTCCCGCGCGTTGGTTGCACCGACTGTGCGTGTTGGCTGTGTGCTTGGTGTGGCCGCTGATTTGGGTTGGCGGTTTGGTGACCACCTACGATGCCGGCATGGCGGTCCCCGATTGGCCCGCCACGTATGGGTACAACCTGTTTTTGTATCCCTACAAGACTTGGCTGTTGGGGCCATTTGATCTGTTCATCGAACACGGGCACCGCCTGTTGGGGGCAGTCGTCGGCTTCGTCACCATCGGGATCGTGATGGCGGCGTTTGTTGGCGAACCGCGACGCTGGGTGCGATGGTTATGCGTCGGGTTGTTGGTGATGGTGATCGCGCAAGGTGGGCTTGGCGGCATGCGAGTGGTGCTGGGCGACCGGACGCTGGCGATGGTGCATGGATGTTTCGGGCCCGCATTCTTTGCCGTCTGTGTGATCGCTGCCGTCGTCACCAGTCGTTTTTGGTGGTGGCCCCCCGGGGGAACCAGAACAGCCGCTGGGAAGGCTGGTGCCCGCAGCGGCGGCTTGGACAACGATGGATCTAGCAACGCCGAATCTTCCCAAACAGCCCCGTCCCAAAATGACCCGTCCCCAAATGACCCGTCCCCAACAGACCCGTCCCCAACAGACCCGTCCAGCGCCGATCCTTCGCTCTGTGCCGCCGGGAACTCGATCGCGGATTGGCCCAAAATCGGCTCGGGGATCGTGGGGATCGGGTTCGCATTGATTCTAATCAGCTACCTGCAACTGGTTCTGGGGGCTCAGCTACGTCACGTCCAGCCGACGACGCGTCCCGGAATCTTTGCGATGATCATCATGATGCACGTGATGACCGCGTTCATTCTGTGGGGGATGACTGCGTTGTCGTGGTGGGTTTTGCGGCGCCGCGGCCAGGGAAACCGGTGCGGCGATTTGACGCTCTCGCGTCCTGCCGCCAGCTTGGTAGGATTGGTGGCCTTGCAGATCGGTCTGGGAATCGGAACCTGGGTGGTGAACTACGGTTGGCCGTCCATTTTACAGTGGGTTCCTGGGTCGGCCGAGTTCTTGCTGCGGGCCAAGGGGTTCGCTGATTCGATCATCGTGACAGCTCATGTCGCCACAGGTTCGCTGATCTTGGCCGTCGCGGCGATGCTGGCAATCCGGTTGTGTCGGGTTCGGTCATGGCAAGGACAAACGGGGGCATCTTTGTCGCCCGCTGTCGCGGCAGCGACGGAATCCGAAATCGCACCCGTTTCCGCTCCGGCGACCGCTTCTTCCTAG
- a CDS encoding protoheme IX farnesyltransferase yields MATDLLSADATTADSVATRSLRTGTIAGGEDGSRKNSTGETIPSVRRGRRFRTSGAGQGSAENLDTPQTKTPTVFGDYVELTKPRIVTMILVTTTATAIMGAGGLVAWIDWMWLMIGTAAIAGSAGAANQIWERVIDCNMTRTANRPLPAGRVGLLPSLIYTATLGVVGTTVLWSFFGVQPALAGLATWMIYVLVYTPMKTRTAWNTTIGAIAGALPVLIGYTATGGQLSDATGWLLFGVLGTWQYPHFMAIAWMYRRQYDEAGFKMTTTVEPTGRSAGWQSIVGSLALIVCGVALCFINGFTWFAVPAAIGVLVATVPMLRASLLFAGQPDDITARKLLRSSLLVLPAVLLIVTLRVFW; encoded by the coding sequence ATGGCGACAGACTTACTTTCGGCCGACGCGACCACCGCAGATTCGGTGGCGACCCGGTCGCTGCGAACCGGCACGATCGCGGGCGGTGAAGACGGCAGTCGAAAAAATTCAACCGGCGAAACGATTCCGTCGGTACGCCGCGGACGAAGGTTTCGAACCAGCGGAGCAGGGCAGGGGAGTGCCGAAAATTTGGATACGCCGCAAACGAAGACCCCGACCGTCTTCGGCGACTACGTCGAACTGACCAAGCCTCGCATCGTCACCATGATTTTGGTGACGACCACCGCGACCGCCATCATGGGTGCGGGCGGTTTGGTGGCTTGGATCGATTGGATGTGGCTGATGATCGGTACCGCCGCGATCGCGGGCAGTGCCGGCGCGGCCAATCAGATCTGGGAACGCGTGATCGATTGCAACATGACTCGCACGGCCAATCGTCCGCTGCCTGCCGGTCGCGTTGGATTGCTGCCTTCGTTGATCTACACCGCGACATTGGGTGTCGTTGGCACCACGGTATTGTGGTCGTTCTTTGGGGTTCAACCGGCGCTTGCCGGCCTAGCCACTTGGATGATTTACGTTTTGGTCTACACGCCGATGAAGACGCGGACGGCATGGAACACCACCATCGGCGCCATCGCCGGTGCTCTTCCGGTGCTGATTGGGTACACCGCCACGGGCGGCCAATTGTCCGATGCCACCGGTTGGTTGTTGTTTGGGGTCTTGGGGACTTGGCAGTACCCGCACTTCATGGCGATCGCATGGATGTATCGGCGTCAATATGACGAGGCCGGTTTTAAAATGACCACGACGGTCGAACCCACCGGTCGCAGTGCAGGTTGGCAAAGCATCGTCGGATCGTTGGCGTTGATCGTTTGTGGGGTCGCGTTGTGTTTCATCAACGGATTCACATGGTTCGCCGTGCCCGCCGCGATCGGGGTCTTGGTTGCCACCGTACCGATGCTACGCGCTTCGCTGCTGTTTGCTGGCCAGCCCGACGACATCACCGCTCGCAAACTTTTGCGGTCATCCCTGTTGGTTCTGCCGGCGGTATTGTTGATCGTCACCCTCCGCGTGTTCTGGTAA